The following coding sequences are from one Kushneria phosphatilytica window:
- a CDS encoding ABC transporter permease, whose protein sequence is MQKSAEASPRASRAGLRRRLARYRRSPVLYPVIGFVVVFIAMALVNDNFLSANNLTNVARQGSIIAIIAVGMSFAIFTGGIDLSVGPVMALSGTIMAGLMAAGWPPTLAVIAGLLLGMALGAFNGGCVAFGRMPPIIVTLATMGMARGLALIYTGGYPISGLPMGFSFFGRGELLGLEVPILIMLLVYAIAWLVMHHTPIGRYIYAIGGNEEATRLTGIRVSRIKVLVYTVSGLTAAIAGLVLTSRLMSGQPNAGTGFELDAIAAVVLGGAAISGGRGAILGTLVGAMLLAILNNGLNLLGVSPYLQDVVKGAIILLAIYIGRSRNS, encoded by the coding sequence ATGCAAAAGTCAGCTGAAGCCTCTCCCCGGGCCTCGCGCGCTGGACTGCGCCGCCGTCTGGCCCGCTACCGGCGATCCCCGGTGCTCTATCCCGTAATCGGCTTCGTGGTGGTCTTCATCGCCATGGCGCTGGTCAACGACAACTTCCTCAGTGCCAACAACCTCACCAATGTCGCTCGCCAGGGCTCGATCATTGCGATCATTGCGGTGGGCATGAGCTTTGCCATCTTCACCGGGGGTATCGATCTCTCGGTGGGGCCGGTCATGGCGCTTTCCGGCACCATCATGGCCGGACTGATGGCCGCCGGCTGGCCTCCGACGCTGGCCGTAATCGCCGGCCTGTTGCTGGGCATGGCGCTGGGCGCCTTCAACGGCGGCTGTGTCGCTTTCGGGCGCATGCCACCGATCATCGTCACGCTCGCCACCATGGGCATGGCACGCGGGCTGGCGCTGATCTACACCGGCGGCTATCCGATTTCCGGGCTGCCGATGGGCTTCTCCTTCTTCGGCCGCGGCGAGCTGCTGGGGCTCGAAGTGCCCATCCTGATCATGCTGCTGGTGTACGCCATCGCCTGGCTGGTGATGCATCACACTCCGATCGGTCGCTACATCTATGCCATCGGCGGCAACGAGGAAGCCACCCGCCTGACCGGTATTCGTGTCTCGCGCATCAAGGTGCTGGTCTACACCGTCAGCGGTCTGACTGCTGCCATTGCCGGGCTGGTCCTGACCTCACGCCTGATGAGCGGTCAGCCCAACGCCGGTACCGGTTTCGAGCTCGATGCCATTGCGGCGGTGGTGCTCGGCGGCGCGGCCATTTCCGGCGGTCGCGGTGCCATTCTCGGCACGCTGGTGGGCGCCATGCTGCTGGCCATTCTCAACAACGGGCTCAATCTGCTGGGGGTCTCTCCCTACCTCCAGGACGTCGTCAAGGGCGCCATTATCCTGCTGGCCATTTACATCGGCCGCTCTCGCAACAGCTGA
- a CDS encoding retron St85 family RNA-directed DNA polymerase gives MKLIRDFCHEMGLPEEEFTVYVDDARERVKKAKIKKKDKTTREIIIPSWELKIIQYWVILNYLRKLPASESATAYYKGASIIKNAQAHRKGSYFVKVDIESFFPSLTLDIFITSLKKDLESNPENEVIRYLLEATNDASFNQSIFYNGTCVIGYPASPYIANYILKAFDENVVAELNEISGKLGIFNFTRYADDIVVSCENKGNKTEVLKILHNCLEQKFDGALKLKATKTKSTTRSGGSTIITGVLICSDGRTTLPRKYKDKVRLLFSLYAKEILEKEEIPALTGHLNYIRSVDPVFYNKLYSKYYTQIKKLS, from the coding sequence ATGAAGTTAATTAGAGATTTTTGCCACGAAATGGGCCTTCCTGAAGAAGAGTTTACGGTTTACGTCGATGATGCTAGAGAAAGAGTGAAAAAGGCTAAGATAAAGAAAAAAGATAAAACTACACGCGAAATAATAATTCCTTCATGGGAGCTTAAAATTATACAGTACTGGGTTATACTTAACTATTTGAGAAAACTACCAGCCAGCGAGTCAGCGACTGCATACTATAAAGGCGCAAGCATAATAAAAAATGCACAAGCTCATAGAAAAGGAAGTTACTTTGTTAAAGTGGACATTGAGTCCTTCTTCCCTTCCCTTACGTTGGATATTTTTATCACATCGCTAAAAAAAGATTTAGAGTCGAATCCTGAGAACGAAGTCATCAGATACCTTCTAGAAGCCACAAATGACGCTTCTTTCAATCAGTCCATTTTTTACAATGGCACGTGCGTGATAGGTTATCCCGCTTCGCCTTACATAGCAAACTATATACTGAAAGCCTTTGACGAAAACGTTGTTGCTGAATTAAATGAAATTTCAGGAAAGTTAGGAATTTTCAACTTTACAAGATACGCAGATGATATCGTAGTATCTTGCGAAAACAAGGGTAACAAAACTGAAGTTCTAAAAATTTTACACAACTGCCTAGAACAAAAATTTGACGGCGCCTTGAAACTGAAAGCAACTAAAACAAAATCGACCACTAGAAGTGGCGGGAGCACAATCATTACAGGGGTGCTCATTTGTTCTGATGGCAGAACAACACTTCCTAGAAAGTACAAAGACAAAGTGAGACTGCTGTTTTCACTTTATGCGAAAGAAATTTTAGAAAAAGAAGAAATCCCGGCTTTAACGGGACATTTAAATTACATAAGGTCGGTCGACCCAGTTTTTTATAACAAGCTATATTCAAAATATTACACTCAAATAAAAAAATTATCCTAG
- a CDS encoding zinc-binding dehydrogenase, which yields MSRNNATSDTATDSTTMQAVVCHAPEDYRLESVERPRPGPNEILLKIGACGICASDVKCRSGAEMFWGGEYQPGWVEAPVIAGHEFFGEVVELGPGAEEHFNIARGDRAIAEQIVPCGKCRYCDSGHYWMCEVHNIFGFQRQVADGGMAEYMLVPANARLHRIPQALSLAQSAFIEPLACGIHAVNRGDIQLDDTVVIAGAGPIGLAMVQVARLKTPKQLIVIDMLDARLELARKFGADVVLNPSRDDVGEEVRALTGGYGCDVYIEATGSPSGVRQGLDIIRKLGRFVEFSVFGKETTVDWSIIGDRKELDVRGAHLSPRTFPVAIDLMARGLVTTDGIVTHELPLAEFEEGFRMATAAESIKVLLIP from the coding sequence ATGTCACGGAACAACGCCACCTCCGACACCGCTACCGACAGCACCACCATGCAGGCCGTGGTCTGTCACGCCCCCGAGGACTATCGCCTGGAAAGCGTCGAGCGCCCACGCCCCGGGCCTAACGAGATCCTTTTGAAGATCGGCGCCTGCGGCATCTGCGCCAGCGACGTCAAGTGCCGCTCCGGTGCCGAGATGTTCTGGGGCGGCGAGTATCAGCCCGGTTGGGTGGAGGCGCCGGTCATCGCCGGGCACGAGTTCTTCGGGGAAGTGGTCGAGCTGGGCCCGGGTGCCGAGGAACATTTCAATATTGCCCGGGGAGATCGGGCCATCGCCGAGCAGATCGTGCCGTGCGGCAAGTGCCGCTACTGTGACAGCGGCCACTACTGGATGTGCGAGGTTCACAATATCTTCGGCTTCCAGCGTCAGGTGGCCGATGGCGGCATGGCCGAATACATGCTGGTGCCTGCCAATGCCCGGCTGCATCGCATTCCCCAGGCCCTGTCGCTGGCCCAGTCAGCCTTCATCGAGCCGCTCGCCTGCGGCATCCATGCGGTCAACCGGGGGGATATCCAGCTCGACGACACCGTAGTGATCGCCGGCGCCGGCCCGATCGGCCTGGCGATGGTACAGGTCGCCCGGCTCAAGACGCCCAAACAGCTGATCGTCATTGATATGCTGGATGCGCGTCTCGAGCTGGCCCGCAAGTTCGGGGCCGATGTGGTACTCAATCCCTCTCGGGATGACGTGGGCGAGGAGGTTCGCGCGCTGACCGGCGGCTACGGCTGCGATGTCTACATCGAAGCGACCGGCTCTCCGAGCGGGGTGCGTCAGGGGCTGGATATCATTCGCAAGCTGGGGCGCTTTGTGGAGTTCAGCGTGTTCGGCAAGGAGACCACGGTGGACTGGTCGATCATCGGGGACCGCAAGGAGCTCGACGTGCGCGGCGCCCACCTCTCGCCACGCACCTTCCCGGTGGCCATTGACCTGATGGCGCGCGGCCTGGTCACGACCGATGGCATCGTCACCCACGAGCTGCCGCTGGCCGAGTTCGAGGAAGGTTTCCGCATGGCGACCGCAGCCGAATCCATCAAGGTGCTACTGATTCCATGA
- a CDS encoding nitrate regulatory protein — MTSSTLERLLAAANASDIDRLHQLTALCALVGPLCQLVHTLQRERGASSIVLGSRGQRFITRYQTHVADSQTAEAALHAALEHWMTAPGEAAHEVHARDPRLLRRLADAVNEAEALARLRARVEQQQVTADEATRLYNRTIGTLLSVVFEVADTASDADITRVLVSLFHFIQGKELAGQERACGALGFTLGHFDEPHRHTLQTLIDTQNDCFETFTEFADETLQTRWAALMEHPALTTLNHLRSLALTDAALPDELTAPGEQWYALATQRIDAMKALEDQLVEALHQSCREALERAHQRNIDSVTTGAEPMSPSAGTHTTPSAEQAMARHFDRSLLELVQAQNSRLQQLSDELADTRKTLRERKLIERAKGLLMAQQHIDEDSAYRLMRKTAMDQSQPLVAVARAMIELADR, encoded by the coding sequence GTGACCAGCTCGACCCTCGAGCGGCTGCTGGCGGCCGCCAATGCCTCCGATATCGATCGACTGCATCAACTGACCGCCCTCTGCGCGCTGGTGGGGCCGCTCTGCCAGCTGGTGCATACCCTGCAACGCGAGCGCGGGGCCTCCAGCATCGTGCTGGGCTCCCGTGGCCAGCGGTTCATCACCCGCTATCAAACGCACGTTGCCGACAGCCAAACGGCCGAGGCTGCCCTGCATGCTGCGCTGGAACACTGGATGACCGCGCCCGGCGAGGCCGCGCACGAGGTGCACGCGCGCGATCCTCGCCTGCTCAGGCGCCTGGCAGATGCCGTGAACGAAGCCGAAGCGCTCGCACGGCTGCGCGCCCGGGTGGAGCAGCAGCAGGTGACCGCCGACGAAGCCACGCGTTTGTACAACCGCACCATCGGCACGCTGCTGTCGGTGGTGTTCGAGGTGGCCGATACCGCCAGCGATGCGGACATTACCCGCGTACTGGTCAGCCTCTTCCATTTCATTCAGGGCAAGGAGCTGGCCGGGCAGGAGCGCGCCTGCGGTGCACTGGGCTTCACCCTCGGCCACTTTGATGAACCGCATCGCCACACCCTGCAAACACTAATCGATACCCAGAACGACTGTTTCGAGACATTCACCGAGTTTGCCGACGAGACGCTGCAGACCCGGTGGGCAGCGCTCATGGAGCATCCGGCGCTGACCACATTGAACCATCTTCGCTCACTGGCGCTGACCGATGCAGCACTGCCGGACGAGCTCACAGCGCCCGGCGAACAGTGGTACGCCCTGGCGACTCAGCGCATCGACGCCATGAAGGCGCTCGAGGATCAGCTCGTCGAGGCGCTGCACCAAAGCTGTCGTGAGGCGCTTGAGCGAGCACACCAGCGCAACATCGATAGCGTGACGACAGGCGCCGAACCGATGTCCCCGAGCGCTGGCACCCACACCACGCCTTCGGCAGAGCAGGCGATGGCGCGGCATTTCGACCGCTCGCTGCTCGAGCTGGTACAGGCGCAGAACAGCCGGCTCCAGCAGTTGAGTGATGAACTGGCAGACACGCGCAAGACGCTGCGTGAGCGCAAGCTGATCGAGCGTGCCAAGGGGCTGCTCATGGCGCAGCAACACATTGATGAAGACAGCGCCTATCGCCTGATGCGCAAGACCGCGATGGACCAGAGCCAGCCGCTGGTCGCGGTCGCCCGGGCCATGATCGAGCTTGCCGACCGCTAA
- a CDS encoding retron St85 family effector protein: MLRSRQEHNGNVYDGPHSRAISFLREAVQKKEITIAGSTPRLFFLCGANIREGTLSIRRQRIKEFIEDSIDNSIVVIAEHFFENYIMNHRVKGDYKNSLDFEFVLTQISEKVLIVLESHSSFCELGAFSHKTLRDKLLVINDSRHRETPSFINTGPLLALTESYGLERVLWYEMKGQVDEEDSVASIFLALESSIGKSATKIGSRVEVSPAEGPTNLMKALFIHDIILFYKPADYKALIEILKEIFGKDKRLDMVRHIIAILTSLNFVSYDRDTGLIQSKKQTPFLKYGEKERRIKSGLQLSNLKDKMRA, encoded by the coding sequence ATGCTTCGCTCGAGACAAGAACATAATGGTAATGTTTACGATGGTCCTCACAGCAGGGCCATTTCTTTTTTACGAGAAGCTGTACAAAAAAAAGAAATAACTATTGCAGGGTCAACTCCAAGATTGTTTTTCTTATGTGGAGCAAACATAAGAGAAGGTACGCTTTCAATCAGAAGACAACGTATAAAAGAGTTCATTGAAGATTCAATTGACAACTCAATCGTGGTTATTGCCGAACACTTCTTCGAAAACTACATTATGAACCACCGGGTAAAAGGAGACTATAAAAACTCGCTGGACTTCGAATTTGTATTGACTCAAATATCAGAAAAAGTTTTGATTGTTTTAGAAAGCCATAGCTCTTTTTGCGAGCTAGGGGCGTTCTCTCATAAAACCTTACGCGATAAGTTGCTTGTAATTAACGACTCGCGCCATAGAGAAACACCTTCCTTCATAAATACAGGTCCTCTATTAGCGCTCACTGAGAGCTACGGGCTGGAGCGTGTATTATGGTACGAAATGAAAGGTCAAGTGGACGAGGAGGACAGCGTAGCGTCGATTTTCTTAGCCTTAGAGAGTAGCATTGGCAAATCTGCTACTAAGATTGGTTCCCGTGTAGAAGTGAGCCCTGCTGAAGGCCCCACTAATCTTATGAAAGCTTTATTCATTCACGATATTATTCTTTTCTACAAGCCGGCCGATTACAAAGCATTAATTGAAATACTTAAAGAGATATTCGGGAAAGATAAAAGACTCGACATGGTGCGACATATAATTGCGATACTAACGTCTCTTAACTTTGTAAGCTACGACCGGGACACAGGGTTGATTCAAAGCAAAAAACAAACCCCGTTTTTAAAATATGGTGAGAAAGAAAGGCGCATAAAGTCCGGCCTTCAATTATCAAACCTTAAAGATAAAATGAGGGCCTAG
- a CDS encoding sugar ABC transporter ATP-binding protein has translation MPLLTLDHISKSFPGVQALSEVSLEVRAGEIHALLGENGAGKSTLMKILCGIHAPDSGEIRLDDQPVEFRNYRDACAAGIGIIFQEFSLIPWLNAIDNIFLGREPRNRWGLIDHRRMRRETAELFERLGIDIATDVPIDSLSVADQQFIEIAKALSLNARLLVLDEPTAPLTPGETERLFSIMRELRQQGVGMVFISHHMEEIFEICDRVTVLRDGTYVGTREVAEADHGQLVKMMVGRRVDNVFPLRHSHADPEQVILEVESIRMVAGEQTDSFHLHQGEILGFAGLVGSGRSEMALGMIGAYPVVERHIRMDGQPVTFRTPADALARGIGLLPENRKRQGLILPFSCTDNITLNHLAQFYRPAPLIHRGREQHAVERLMQTVRIKAPDADTPVGKLSGGNQQKVVIARWLERGCRVLIFDEPTRGIDVGAKSEIYTMMKQLTERGVSIIMISSELPEITHLCDRVAVFSKGHIVAELEGDAIDAHTIMTHATRGHSDAKVS, from the coding sequence ATGCCGCTACTGACACTCGACCACATCAGCAAGTCGTTTCCCGGCGTTCAGGCCCTCAGCGAGGTCAGCCTGGAAGTCCGGGCCGGCGAGATTCATGCCCTGCTGGGGGAAAACGGGGCCGGCAAATCCACCCTGATGAAGATCCTGTGCGGTATTCACGCCCCCGACAGCGGCGAGATACGCCTGGACGATCAGCCGGTCGAATTTCGCAACTATCGCGATGCCTGCGCCGCCGGCATCGGCATCATCTTTCAGGAGTTCAGCCTGATTCCGTGGCTGAACGCCATCGACAACATCTTTCTCGGCCGCGAACCACGCAATCGCTGGGGGCTGATCGATCATCGCCGCATGCGCCGTGAAACGGCCGAGCTGTTCGAGCGCCTGGGCATCGACATTGCCACCGACGTGCCCATCGATTCGCTGAGCGTGGCCGATCAGCAGTTCATCGAGATTGCCAAGGCGCTCTCACTCAACGCCCGCCTGCTGGTGCTCGATGAACCCACCGCCCCACTGACCCCCGGCGAAACCGAGCGCCTGTTCAGCATCATGCGCGAGCTGCGCCAGCAGGGCGTGGGGATGGTCTTCATCTCGCATCACATGGAAGAGATCTTCGAGATCTGCGATCGGGTCACCGTGCTGCGCGATGGCACCTATGTCGGCACGCGTGAAGTCGCCGAAGCCGACCACGGCCAGCTGGTGAAAATGATGGTGGGCCGCCGGGTCGATAATGTCTTCCCGCTGCGCCACTCCCATGCCGATCCCGAGCAGGTGATCCTGGAGGTCGAATCGATCCGCATGGTGGCAGGCGAACAGACAGACAGCTTTCACCTGCATCAGGGCGAAATTCTCGGCTTTGCCGGGCTGGTCGGTTCCGGGCGCAGTGAAATGGCGCTGGGCATGATCGGGGCCTATCCGGTCGTTGAGCGTCACATCCGCATGGATGGGCAGCCGGTCACGTTTCGCACCCCGGCAGATGCGCTGGCCCGCGGGATCGGCCTGCTGCCGGAAAATCGCAAGCGACAGGGGCTGATCCTGCCGTTCTCCTGCACCGACAACATCACCCTCAATCACCTGGCGCAGTTCTATCGCCCCGCCCCGCTGATTCATCGCGGCCGTGAACAGCACGCCGTCGAACGCCTGATGCAGACCGTGCGCATCAAGGCGCCCGATGCGGATACGCCGGTCGGCAAGCTCAGCGGCGGCAATCAGCAGAAGGTGGTCATTGCCCGCTGGCTTGAACGGGGCTGTCGGGTGCTGATTTTCGATGAGCCGACCCGGGGTATCGATGTCGGCGCCAAATCCGAGATCTACACCATGATGAAGCAGCTCACCGAGCGCGGTGTGTCGATCATCATGATCTCCTCGGAGCTGCCCGAGATCACGCACCTGTGCGATCGCGTCGCGGTATTCAGCAAGGGCCATATCGTCGCCGAACTCGAAGGCGATGCCATCGACGCCCACACGATCATGACCCACGCCACCCGAGGACATTCCGATGCAAAAGTCAGCTGA
- the mobC gene encoding plasmid mobilization relaxosome protein MobC, whose translation MSEIEKAQITENANGSKVAVWLRELALGNKLNSKKPIPKAGPALVREFAKIGNKINQIARLANEDKKSGFDFNTFAVLQQLRAIEHDLESLK comes from the coding sequence CTGTCCGAAATTGAGAAAGCTCAAATTACCGAAAATGCCAATGGTTCGAAAGTCGCAGTATGGCTGAGAGAGTTAGCGCTTGGTAATAAGTTAAACTCAAAGAAGCCCATTCCCAAAGCCGGCCCGGCATTAGTTCGAGAGTTTGCAAAAATTGGAAATAAAATAAACCAGATTGCGCGACTCGCGAACGAGGACAAAAAGAGCGGTTTCGACTTCAATACTTTCGCAGTGCTTCAACAGCTTCGAGCTATAGAACACGATTTGGAGTCGCTGAAATGA
- a CDS encoding SDR family oxidoreductase has product MSEQSHYPSLNGRCYVVTGATSGIGEATARALIDQGARVVALGRNAEALSRLAEYGCETHPLDITDSAQLEQMIGGLGVVDGLINSAGITHVESALTLPAERIDAVFQANARAAAIAARCVARHMIEAGRAGSIVNVSSQASLVGLDAHLAYSASKAAMDAITRALCLELGPAGIRVNSVNPTVTMTPMAEKVWSAPEKREPMLAAIPLGRFAEMADVVTPILFLLSDEAGMISGVCLPIDGGYTAR; this is encoded by the coding sequence ATGAGCGAGCAGAGCCACTACCCTTCACTCAACGGCCGGTGCTATGTGGTCACCGGCGCCACCAGCGGCATTGGTGAGGCTACCGCACGCGCCCTGATCGACCAGGGCGCGCGCGTGGTAGCGCTCGGCCGCAATGCCGAGGCGCTCTCCCGGCTGGCCGAGTACGGCTGCGAGACGCACCCGCTCGACATCACCGACAGCGCGCAGCTGGAACAGATGATTGGCGGCCTCGGCGTGGTGGATGGCCTGATCAACAGCGCCGGCATTACCCACGTGGAATCGGCGCTGACCCTGCCCGCCGAGCGCATCGACGCCGTCTTCCAGGCCAACGCCCGCGCCGCTGCCATTGCCGCACGCTGCGTGGCACGCCACATGATCGAGGCCGGCCGGGCCGGCAGCATCGTCAACGTTTCCAGCCAGGCCTCGCTGGTCGGGCTGGATGCTCATCTCGCCTACAGTGCCTCAAAGGCGGCGATGGACGCCATCACCCGAGCGCTCTGCCTGGAGCTCGGCCCGGCCGGCATCCGGGTCAACAGCGTCAACCCGACCGTTACGATGACACCCATGGCCGAAAAGGTGTGGTCGGCGCCGGAGAAACGCGAACCGATGCTCGCCGCCATTCCGCTGGGCCGCTTTGCCGAGATGGCGGATGTGGTCACCCCGATCCTGTTTCTGCTCAGTGACGAGGCCGGGATGATCAGTGGGGTGTGTCTGCCGATCGATGGGGGGTATACGGCGAGGTAG